AGCCGTTCGTATCAGTTTAAATCATCAGAATACCATAGCAGAAGTAGAGCAATTTTTAGTTATTTTTAATCAATTGTATAACAAATTTTCGAAAATTTATTCGTAAGAGGAGCCCCAAAATGAAAGCAACAGAAATTATGATTCGCTATGGCGAGTTATCAACAAAAGGAAAAAACAGACGCATTTTTATTAACCGATTAGCTTATAATGTGAAACAAAGTTTGCATGCTTACCCAAATGTAAAAGTAAGAGCAGACAGAGACAGGATGCATTTGATTTTAAATGGTGAAGATGATCGATTGGTTATGGAACAATTAAAACCTATTTTTGGTATTCAAAGTTTTTCACCAGTCGTTCGGATAGAAAAAGACACTAAGTTAATTTGTCAAACAGCAGTCGAGATGGTAAAGGATATTTGGAAACCAGGCAAAACCTTTAAAGTACAAAGCAGACGCTCAGATAAAGAATTTATTTGGGATAGTAAAGATATTAATAAAGAAGTAGGAGCTGCTATTTTTCATGGCATAGAAGGCATTGAAGTGAAAATGATTCAGCCAGATATTCGTATGGAAGTAGAAGTTCGTAATGAAGCGGCTTATTTATCTTGTGAAACGATTTATGGCGCTGCCGGGTTACCAGTTGGCTCAAGTGGTAAAGGTATGTTGATGCTATCAGGGGGGATTGACTCACCCGTTGCTGGATATTTGGCAATGAAACGTGGGGTAGAAATAGAGGCAGTCCATTTTTATAGTCCTCCATATACAAGTGAGCAATCATTAAATAAAGCCAAAGATTTAGCCGTTAAATTAACGCCATATGTCGGTCAAATACAATTTATTACAGTCCCATTTACGGAAATTCAAGAAGAAATTAAACGAGGGATTCCACAAGGGTATTGGATGACAGTGACAAGACGTT
This genomic stretch from Vagococcus sp. CY52-2 harbors:
- the thiI gene encoding tRNA uracil 4-sulfurtransferase ThiI, with protein sequence MKATEIMIRYGELSTKGKNRRIFINRLAYNVKQSLHAYPNVKVRADRDRMHLILNGEDDRLVMEQLKPIFGIQSFSPVVRIEKDTKLICQTAVEMVKDIWKPGKTFKVQSRRSDKEFIWDSKDINKEVGAAIFHGIEGIEVKMIQPDIRMEVEVRNEAAYLSCETIYGAAGLPVGSSGKGMLMLSGGIDSPVAGYLAMKRGVEIEAVHFYSPPYTSEQSLNKAKDLAVKLTPYVGQIQFITVPFTEIQEEIKRGIPQGYWMTVTRRFMLRLTDKIRERRQGLAIVNGESLGQVASQTMHSMLAINDVTTTPIIRPVITMDKSEIIEIAEKIDTFTLATQPFEDCCTIFAPPEPKTKPKVDKVRKYEERLDIDGLVERALEGIVSEEIKSSDTFLQTSTQEMDDLF